A single region of the Hyphomonas adhaerens MHS-3 genome encodes:
- a CDS encoding SOS response-associated peptidase has translation MCGRFFRHGVTWAEYHAALSIIQPLGVEPPEAAYNIAPTQYVPIIRLTPEGEPDPAGSRQMAPAMWGLVPSWWHQPLKEKKFSTFNARAEGLQESNTFRGSFRHRRCLVPASGFYEWTGPKGKRTPFAIGLRNRRWFCFAGLWDRAMIDGSEIDSFTIITTQPNDLMAGLHTRMPVIIDPQNYSRWLTASTREVERLFEPYPTDAMHAWPVGAAVGNVRNQGPQLIEEV, from the coding sequence ATGTGCGGACGATTTTTCAGACATGGCGTGACCTGGGCGGAATATCACGCAGCCCTGTCGATCATCCAGCCGCTCGGCGTGGAGCCGCCGGAAGCGGCGTACAATATCGCGCCGACCCAATATGTCCCGATCATCCGCCTGACACCGGAGGGAGAGCCGGACCCGGCCGGATCCCGTCAGATGGCGCCGGCCATGTGGGGCCTCGTGCCCAGCTGGTGGCACCAGCCGCTGAAGGAGAAGAAATTCTCCACATTCAATGCCCGCGCCGAGGGCCTGCAGGAATCGAACACGTTCCGCGGCTCGTTCCGCCACCGGCGCTGCCTCGTGCCCGCCAGCGGCTTCTATGAGTGGACCGGGCCGAAGGGCAAACGCACCCCCTTTGCGATCGGACTGCGCAACCGGCGCTGGTTCTGCTTTGCGGGCCTGTGGGACCGCGCCATGATCGACGGGTCGGAGATCGACAGCTTCACGATCATCACGACCCAGCCGAACGATCTGATGGCCGGGCTGCACACGCGGATGCCGGTGATCATAGACCCGCAGAATTATTCGCGCTGGCTGACCGCTTCCACGCGGGAGGTGGAAAGACTGTTCGAGCCCTACCCCACCGACGCCATGCATGCCTGGCCCGTCGGCGCTGCGGTCGGCAATGTCCGCAACCAGGGCCCGCAACTGATCGAGGAAGTCTGA
- a CDS encoding thymidylate synthase, producing the protein MQQYLDLLRDALENGFERGDRTGTGTRAVFGRQLRFNLEDGFPMVTTKKLHLRSIIIELLWFLKGDTNIKYLKDNKVSIWDEWADENGDLGPVYGKQWRSWAAPDGRTIDQIQWVLDEIRTNPNSRRLIVSAWNPADVNEMALPPCHCLFQFNVMDGKLNCQLYQRSADIFLGVPFNIASYALLTMMMARATGLKPGEFIHTFGDAHLYLNHVEQAELQLSREPLPLPTMRMNPDKTDLFGWEFEDFTVENYQAHAHIKAPVAV; encoded by the coding sequence ATGCAACAGTATCTCGATCTTCTGCGGGACGCGCTCGAGAACGGCTTCGAACGAGGAGATCGGACAGGCACGGGCACACGGGCAGTCTTTGGCCGCCAGCTGCGCTTCAACCTCGAAGATGGTTTCCCGATGGTAACCACAAAGAAGCTGCACCTGCGCTCGATCATCATCGAGCTGCTCTGGTTCCTGAAGGGCGATACCAACATCAAGTACCTGAAGGACAACAAGGTCTCGATCTGGGATGAGTGGGCCGACGAGAACGGCGATCTCGGCCCGGTCTATGGCAAGCAGTGGCGCAGCTGGGCCGCACCGGACGGGCGGACAATCGACCAGATCCAGTGGGTGCTGGACGAGATCCGCACCAATCCGAATTCCCGCCGCCTGATCGTGTCCGCCTGGAACCCGGCCGATGTGAACGAGATGGCCCTGCCGCCCTGCCACTGCCTGTTCCAGTTCAATGTCATGGACGGCAAGCTGAACTGCCAGCTCTACCAGCGCTCAGCCGACATTTTCCTCGGCGTGCCGTTCAACATCGCCTCCTATGCGCTGCTCACCATGATGATGGCCCGCGCGACCGGCCTGAAGCCGGGCGAGTTCATTCACACGTTCGGCGACGCCCATCTCTACCTGAACCATGTCGAACAGGCGGAGCTGCAGCTCTCGCGGGAGCCGCTGCCCCTGCCGACCATGCGCATGAATCCGGACAAGACGGACCTGTTCGGCTGGGAGTTCGAGGACTTTACGGTCGAGAACTACCAGGCCCACGCTCACATCAAGGCGCCGGTCGCAGTCTGA
- a CDS encoding carboxymuconolactone decarboxylase family protein, with the protein MSMGTKDFAAITGSISQGIGGLRSAGAAETVNQFNAMSKAALEDGALDKKTKELIALSIGVAKQCDGCIGFHTKALKRLGATDGEVAEALGMTVYMGGGPALMYAGDAWNAWQALKD; encoded by the coding sequence ATGAGCATGGGAACCAAGGATTTTGCCGCCATTACCGGCTCCATCAGCCAGGGCATTGGCGGGCTGCGGTCCGCTGGCGCCGCAGAGACGGTGAACCAGTTCAACGCCATGTCGAAAGCCGCCCTCGAAGACGGCGCGCTCGACAAGAAGACCAAGGAACTGATCGCGCTGTCCATCGGCGTCGCCAAACAGTGCGACGGCTGTATCGGATTCCACACCAAGGCGCTGAAACGCCTCGGCGCAACCGATGGCGAAGTCGCCGAAGCGCTTGGCATGACGGTCTACATGGGCGGCGGCCCGGCCCTGATGTATGCGGGCGATGCCTGGAACGCCTGGCAGGCGCTGAAGGACTAA